From the genome of Pelosinus fermentans DSM 17108:
AAAAAGTGACGCCTAATTCTCAAATAAAAATAAATATGAGTACGCCTGAAAAACCTAAGAAAAAGCTAGGAACAATAGTTAAAGTATTAATTGCGATCATAATACTGTTATTCATAGCTGTCGCTGGCTTTGCCCTAGGAGTTTATTTGAATTTAATTGATATGAAGGGCATGACTGAAAAATGGAAATTAAATGAATATCCGGTGATTGGACAGTACTTTCCTCAGCCTAAAACTAATTTTGAGACTGTTGAATTAGAGGAACAAAACCAAGTGGAAACTCCTACTGAGGCAAACCTAGTGGTGCCGCCAGCAGCAGTCCCAAATCTATCTCCTGCAGTGTCGGCAATTGTGGATGACTCTGAACTGCAAAAGCAGACTAAGATAAGGCAGCAAGAAGAGGCAAAACGTATTTCTAAATTGGCAAGATTATATGGTGGGATGAAACCTGGCGAGGCCGTTGTTATTTTGAATCAGTTAGATGATCCTTCTGTATTGGCGATTTTAAATAAAATGGAAGATGAACAAGTTTCAAAAATCTTACCGTTATTTAGCCCGGAACGTGCTGCTATCCTTACTCAAGCCATGCTTAGGGGTGGAAATTTGAATTAACTTTAGCAGGTAAGTAAGTAGTGAAAGGAGGTGAAAAAAATGGCTATAATGGCAAATACAATTCCCATAGAGATTAAACCTAACACGTCCTCGCAAACATCTACGAGCAAAAAAAATAATTCTTCTAGTAATAAGTCTGGAGTGGATTTTGGCAAGGTATTAAACAATCAATCAGATAAAAGCGAAAAAGAAGACGCAAGCACTAAAAAGGATTCTGCTGCAGCCCAACTAATTTCAGGAATGATGGGCTTAAATGCACAGGTTAATGCTGTTCCAATTCAAAATAATGAGAACCTTATTGCAGAGCTGCCCGTAGATGATGTTGGAGGGCAATTGGGTAATGCCAATCAACTAACTGAATTAATAGGAAAGAATGTTATCCGATTAGATGTAGCTACTGGTATGAATACTTCTCAAAAACAATTGGCAGCCTTATTGACAAAAGGAACAGATGTAAATATGGCAGCAGGCAATAATAATACTAAGCAATTTACAATGCAGTTACAAGAAATATTGCAAAATAAGCAGCTGACAGAACAAACGCCGGTTAGTGATCCTTCTTCAAACAAAGTAAGCGCAACAACTAATAATGCATTATTAGAAACAGTACCTTCTTTTGCTCTTGTAAACAGTAATGCAGTAGGAAAAACTAATAATATGCCACAAGTTGATAACAAGAAAACAACACCAACTCAAGCAGGAGTTGCGACGCTTGATAGTACTCAGTTGCTTGATTCAGTTGATGCAAAACCGGTCATAACATCTCCCTTATTAACTAATGTTGTTAGTGCGGTGGAGAATATGAGTGAAAGCGGTACTATGTTATTAGGTGGTAAAGAACAATTAAGTGTAGAGAGTCTACTGCCAAATCAAACCACAAATACCACAGAGACTTTTGCAGGTGCCTTAAATCAGCAGACAATAAAAAATGAAAGTCAAGTTGCTGTTTCTGATGGAAAACAAGTAGCACAGCAACCAGTAAAGGATTCTTACCATGTTGCATCACAGATTGTTGATCAGGCTCGCTTAATTTCTGGTCAAAAGAATACAGAAATGATTATCCAGCTAAAACCAGAACATTTGGGAGAACTGACTCTTAAAGTAACCGTGGAGAGTGGTGTGGTTAGTGCGAGCTTCCATTCGAATAATAGTGAAGTCCGTAATATTATTGAAGCATCTCTTCCGCAATTAAAGCAAGAGTTATCGAATCAGGGATTAAAAATTGAAAATGTAGATGTATATGCGGGTTTAGGAGATTTCTTTTCTAATGGACAACATGAAAGCCGACAAAAGCCGGAAGTGAAAGTACAAAATAAAAAGATTGAAGAAGATTTTCTTGATGCACTAGATGATTCTACCGGTATAGTGGAATCTACTTCAGAGTCTGGCGTAGATTATCGTATATAAAAAGGAGATGATGTTATGTCCAATGTAATTAATAGTGCAGCCAATACTGGTACATCTACCAGTACAACAGCGGCAAGCTCAAATAGTTCTTTAGGAAAAGATGATTTTTTGAAATTGCTTGTTACACAACTTCAATATCAAAATCCGTTAGATCCTATGGATAACACAGAATTTGTTGCACAGATGGCGCAATTTTCCAGTCTGGAACAGATGCAAAATTTAAATGCTACTATGGCTAATATGCATGCCAGCAATCTGATCGGCAGTACTATCAATTTCTCAAATGACAGCGGCAATTTGATTACAGGAATAGTGGGAGGAACAAGCACCTCTTCTGGAGTGACTAGTTTGGTTGTTGGAGTAGATGCTGTACAATATCCAGCTTATCTTCCTACCACAACAGGCGACTTAGTTAATTGCGCAGTTAGTTGGACTGATAGCAGTAAGGTTTCTCATTCAGGGGTAATTCAGAGCGCAACGGTTGACAGTAATGGAACTGTGCAGATTACAGCAGTAGAAACAGATTCAAGTGGGACAACAACAACGAGTACCTTTGCATCACAGCAAATCACTAGACTGGTTGTTCCAACTACCGTTGCGCTAAGCAAAGTAACAGAGACTACAAAATAGCTAAGTTGACAGGAGGTAAAAGACATGACTGACAATAGTATATACCGCCTGCAACAGTCTATGACTCCTGTAAGTCCGATTGCTGGAAAGCTAATCAATAATGCAAAAAATAGTCAAGGGAAACAAAATATTGCACCTTTTGAACAAGTTTTATCCCAAGAGTTAGCAGGTGTAAAATTTTCTCAGCATGCTCTGCAACGGCTGCAAAGCAGGAATATTAAACTGGGGCAGACGGAGTTGCTTAAATTGAATGAGGCTGTAGAAAAAGCTTCACAAAAAGGTGCGAATGAGTCTTTGGTGTTTATGAGTAATAGTAATCTAGCTTTAGTAGTGAGTGTAAAAAATAAAACTGTGATTACAGTTATGGATGGTGCAAATACCAAAGATAATGTATTTACGAATATTGATAGTGCAGTAATTGTATAAGGCTGGACCTCTGATGGAGAGCCTTTGACTGTTGACTGATTGATACAGTCACAAATTTAAAAAAGTGAGGTTGATTTATTATGATGCGTTCTTTGTACGCTGCTGTTTCTGGTTTAAAAGGGAATCAAACTTATATGGATGTCATTGGTAATAATATTGCTAATGTAAATACAACAGGTTTTAAAGCGTCTAACGTTACATTTCAAGATATGCTGAGTCAAACACTTCAGGGAGCCTCCAGTCCTTCAGGCACTCAGGGAGGGACAAATCCCATGCAGGTAGGTCTGGGTGTGGGTGTGGGCAGTATTAGTACCAATTTTACTGACGGCAGCACACAGTCAACTGGTATATCAACAAATCTAGCGATTTCAGGTGACGGATTCTTCGTTGTAGGTACCCCTACGAATCAAATGTATACCCGGAGTGGTGATTTTACAACAGATCAGCAAGGAAATTTCGTTAATAGTGCAGGCTATAGTGTATTAGGCTGGCCGGCCGATGCTTCTGGCGTTGTTGATACTACTCAGCCAATATCAGCGTTGCAGATTCCAGTAGGTTCAACGATGCCAGCTAAAGTATCCACCACAATTACCCTTGCTGGTAATTTGAATGCTAGTGCCACGGCATTAGATCCTGCAGCAGTGGCAGCAGATGCTGCAGTTGTAGCGACTGACGCTACGACTGCAGTAACAGAAGCTACTAATGCAGTTACAGCAGCAAATACATTAAAGGCAGAGGCAGATGCAGCAGTTGCTGCTGCATCTGCAGGGGCGCCTTTAACGGCCGCATTAGCTGCTCAAGCCGCAGCTAATGATGCATTAACTGCAGCTAATGATGCTCTAACTGCAGCTAATGATGCTCTAACTGCAGCTAACGCGGCTAAAACAGCAGCAGATGCGTTGGTTGCTGGTACTGGTACTGCAGCTGAAGCTCTAACTGCAGCTAATGCATCTGCAACAGCTGCAACAACCGCAAAAACTAAAGCAGCCGCTGTAGTAACAGCAGCAACTGCAGCAGCAGCAGCAGCAACTGCATCGGCAGCTGTAACAGGCGCTGATGGAACTACTACAGGTAATGTTGTTACAGCGGCTGGAAATTTTTCTGCTGTTGCAGGTACAGCTGTAACAGCAGCTACGACACTTTCTGATGCTACAAGTACAGCTGTAACATCAGCAACTGCTGCAGCTAACAATGACTCAGCTCAACCCATTTCCTATGATTTATATGATACCCAGGGAAATAAATATACACTAACTGGTTCCATTACCAAAACGGGAGTGAATACCTGGACATTTACACCATCATCGACAATCATTGGTGGTACGGATGGGAAAACCGTAGTTGCCAATGTTAGTGGGGGATCGTCTACCATTAAATTTAATGCAGATGGCACCTTTGATACCAGTACGGTATTTAATGCCTTAACCATTGATCCAACTGGCGGTCCATATGAAGGTGCAGGTGCTTTTACCGTGCAGCCTAGTGGTTCGACGATGACTCAAAATGGCAGTGATTCTACTGCGAAAATTAGCAATACTGATGGTTATGCTGCTGGTACTTTAAATGGAAAGACCATTTCTTCTACTGGTGAGATTATTGGTAGCTTTACTAATGGTAGAACACAAGCCATTGGACGGGTCGCTTTGGCTGTATTTAATAATCCTGATGGTTTACTTTCTGCGGGCGGTAACTTATATACAAAAACCACCAATTCAGGAGAGGCTCAAATTGGTTCGGCAGGTACAGGGGGACGTGGTACATTTACTCCTGGCAGCTTGGAGATGTCCAATGTGGATTTGGCACAGCAATTTACCAATATGATTGTTGCGCAGCGTGCATTCCAGGCCAATTCTAAAATTATTACGACTGATGATAATATGTTGGAAGAACTTGTAAACCTTAAACGTTAATATTAAATAAGGGGGGTAGAAATCCCCCCCTTCTATAAAATTGGAGGATTTTTTATGATAAAAGTAGCGCGTCTTAAATCCCAAGAGGAATTTGTATTAAATGCGGAATTGATTGAAACAATTGAAGAAACTCCTGATACCGTAATTACCCTTACGAGTGGCAGAAAGTTGATTGTAGAAGAAACCATGGATGAAGTTGTGCGTAAAGTAATGGATTATCGCCGAGCTATTTTTGGTAAGTTTAGATAGATACCTATTGGTAAAGATATGATCTTTTTATCACGAATGAAAATTATATGATAAATAAAAGGTTTATTGTCATTTTAATAAGTTAAAGGATAAGTAGTAAGAGTTTGTAGTTAAATATATTAGTATTAAGTTAACTTAATGTACAGTCTAAAATGGGGGTGTAACAGTGGCTGATGGTCAAAAGAAGTTTCCGATGATGCTTATGGTAGGGATGATTGTGTTTGGTTTATTATTGGCTGGGGGAATTTCCTACTTTATTGCGACTAAAATTGTTGCTGATAAAGCGGTGGATAAGAAATCTTCCCAACGTGAACCAGGTGTTTTTGTAAAGTTGGGTGATGCAAAAGATGGGCTGCTGATTAATATTGGTGGTGCAAGTAGTGGACGTTACTTGAAAATTGGACTTATTGTAGAGTTAAGACCTGACAAAAAGGCTACTACAGCAGCTGCTACTGGAAAAATGCCTTCACCGGAAGAAATAAAACTTGCAGATACAGCTGTTTATGTATTACGATCTTTAAAAATCGAAGATTTTGATCCTCTCAAGCAAGAACAGTTAAAAGAACTTTTGAAAAATGAAATTAATAAGTCTTTTGGTGATGACCGCGTCTATGACGTATATATTACCAATTTTGTTTTGCAGTAGATTTAGAATGTATGCCGTATTATAATATGTAATAGAGTGGTGGAAAGGAGAGAACGTATTGGCAGGTTCAGATGTGTTATCCCAATCTGAAATTGATGATCTGTTATCTGCATTATCTACAGGTGTAGTATCAGCCGAAGAAATAAAAGATGAGCAGAAACAAAGAAAAATAAAAGTATATGATTTTAAGCGCCCAGATAAATTTTCTAAGGATCAAATTCGTACCTTATATATGCTGCATGAAAATTTTGCTCGTCTTATGAACACTTACCTTTCCGCACATCTTCGGACACTTGTACATATTGATGTAGCTTCTGTTGATCAATTAACGTATGAAGAATTTATTCGTTCATTACCGAATCCAAGTGTTATTGGTGTTTTTCAAATGCGCCCTCTTAAAGGGAATGCGATTCTAGAGCTGAACCCGAATGTAATTTTTTCAATTATTGATCGCTTATTTGGCGGTCCCGGCTTACCTCCCGCCAAAACAAGATCATTAACTGATATTGAAGAAGCGATTGTTAAAAGAGTAATAAACAAAACGCTAGAATGTTTTTCTGATGCTTGGAAGCAAGTGGTTGCGATTGAGCCCAAGTTAGAAATCATCGAATCCAATCCTCAATTTACTCAAATTGTTCCGCCTAATGATATGGTCGTTATTATTACATTACATGTGAAGATTGGTCAGGTAGAAGGATTAGTTAATATTTGTATTCCATATCTAGTACTTGAACCCATCATGTCGAAATTGACGACTACCTATTGGGTTGCTTCTTCCGTTGCGAAACAAGCATTGCCTGAGCATATTAATGCAATACAGCGTAAGCTAGAAAAAGCTTTTATTCCTCTATATGTAGAATTAGGAAGAACGACGGTTACTGTGCAGGAATTATTAGGTTTAGTAGTGAATGATGTATTGCAGTTAGAGAGTAAAATAGAAAATGATCTGAATGTAATTGTAGGTCAACGCGAAAAGTTTAGAGGGAAGCCAGGACTCTCAGGACATAAGGTTGCATTACAAATAACACAAGTAATTTCAGAAGGAGATGAAAATTATGACTGAAGGCTTTCTATCCCAAGACGAGATTGATGCCTTACTAAGGGGAGAAGCTACTTCATCCTCTTCAACACCTGAGTTATCCGCAATGGAACAAGATGCCCTTGGTGAAATTGGTAATATTTCTATGGGAAGTGCGGCAACTACATTGTCTGTATTGCTTGGACGCCGGGTATCTATTACTACACCACGTGTATCCGTTTCCAATTTAGAAGAGATCAAGGGGCAATATCCTTTGCCGTACTTGGTTATTGAAGTTGGATATACACATGGCATTGTAGGGACTAATGTTTTAGCGATTCGAGAACAAGATGCATTAATTATTGCAGATTTAATGATGGGAGGGGACGGACTCAATCCACCTACCGAATTAAATGAATTATACATGAGTGCTGTGAGTGAGGCTATGAATCAGATGATGGGTGGAGTAGCGACATCCATGTCAACTATGTTCCGGAAGAAAATCGACATTGCTCCGCCCAATGTAAATTTAATTGATTTTGCAGTTGCTTCCAGCATTACGAATGCTGTTGGAACCGATGATAATATTGTTCGTGTTGCTTTTCGCATGGAAGTTGAAGATTTAATTGATAGTGAAATTATGCAAATTTTACCGATTGATGTAGCAAAAGAAATGGTGGACAGCCTTATGAATGCCGTACAGCCACCACCAGCAGCTGCGCCAGTTGCAGAAGCTCCCAAGGCTGCAGATACATCGGCATCTCAGGACCAGACTGCAAAAGCCCAGCAGCAAGTGGCAGCTGCTTCAGTCGCAAAACAGCACATACAGCCTGTTAATGTACAACCTGTACAATTTGCTCCTTTAGTACAGGGGACGATGCCGGTCACGGATACGAATATTGATCTTATTATGGATGTGCCATTACAAGTGACGGTAGAACTTGGCAGAACTCGTAAATTAATTCGTGATATTCTAGAATTGGCACCTGGTTCAGTAGTAGAGCTGGATAAACTAGCTGGTGAGCCTGTAGACATACTAGTGAATGGGAAGCTGATTGCCAAGGGGGAAGTTGTAGTAATAGATGAAAATTTTGGTGTAAGAATTACTGATATTATAAGTCCATTAGAGCGGACCTATAATTTACAATAGTTATGATTGTTGATAATGGATAATAGAGTAATCAGGAGGAGATAAAATAATGGCGACTAGAGTATTGATTGTTGATGATGCTGCATTTATGCGTATGATGGTTAAAGATATTTTGAGTAAAAATGGATATGAGATCGTAGGTGAAGCGGAAAATGGAGTAAAGGCGTTGGAAAAGTATCAAGAACTAAAACCAGATCTTACGACGATGGATATTACTATGCCAGAAATGGATGGTATCACTGCAGTGAAAGAAATTAAAAAAATTGATCCTAATGCAAAAGTCATTATGTGTAGTGCTATGGGTCAACAAGCAATGGTTGTTGAAGCGATTCAGGCAGGTGCTCGCGATTTTATTGTTAAGCCTTTTCAGCCAGATCGAGTATTGGAAGCTGTTCGCAAAGCGGTTGGTTAATAATGAATAAGAACAAATATCGAGTTTTTTGGAGGATTTTCCTACTGCTATTTTGCATTGGAATCTTTTTTAATGGACAAGTTTATGCGGCAGAATCCAATGGCGACTATTTACAGTACCAAGAGCCTAAGCCTGCGAATTCAACGTCTTGGAT
Proteins encoded in this window:
- a CDS encoding TIGR02530 family flagellar biosynthesis protein, which codes for MTDNSIYRLQQSMTPVSPIAGKLINNAKNSQGKQNIAPFEQVLSQELAGVKFSQHALQRLQSRNIKLGQTELLKLNEAVEKASQKGANESLVFMSNSNLALVVSVKNKTVITVMDGANTKDNVFTNIDSAVIV
- a CDS encoding flagellar hook protein FlgE, with protein sequence MMRSLYAAVSGLKGNQTYMDVIGNNIANVNTTGFKASNVTFQDMLSQTLQGASSPSGTQGGTNPMQVGLGVGVGSISTNFTDGSTQSTGISTNLAISGDGFFVVGTPTNQMYTRSGDFTTDQQGNFVNSAGYSVLGWPADASGVVDTTQPISALQIPVGSTMPAKVSTTITLAGNLNASATALDPAAVAADAAVVATDATTAVTEATNAVTAANTLKAEADAAVAAASAGAPLTAALAAQAAANDALTAANDALTAANDALTAANAAKTAADALVAGTGTAAEALTAANASATAATTAKTKAAAVVTAATAAAAAATASAAVTGADGTTTGNVVTAAGNFSAVAGTAVTAATTLSDATSTAVTSATAAANNDSAQPISYDLYDTQGNKYTLTGSITKTGVNTWTFTPSSTIIGGTDGKTVVANVSGGSSTIKFNADGTFDTSTVFNALTIDPTGGPYEGAGAFTVQPSGSTMTQNGSDSTAKISNTDGYAAGTLNGKTISSTGEIIGSFTNGRTQAIGRVALAVFNNPDGLLSAGGNLYTKTTNSGEAQIGSAGTGGRGTFTPGSLEMSNVDLAQQFTNMIVAQRAFQANSKIITTDDNMLEELVNLKR
- a CDS encoding flagellar FlbD family protein; this translates as MIKVARLKSQEEFVLNAELIETIEETPDTVITLTSGRKLIVEETMDEVVRKVMDYRRAIFGKFR
- the fliY gene encoding flagellar motor switch phosphatase FliY produces the protein MTEGFLSQDEIDALLRGEATSSSSTPELSAMEQDALGEIGNISMGSAATTLSVLLGRRVSITTPRVSVSNLEEIKGQYPLPYLVIEVGYTHGIVGTNVLAIREQDALIIADLMMGGDGLNPPTELNELYMSAVSEAMNQMMGGVATSMSTMFRKKIDIAPPNVNLIDFAVASSITNAVGTDDNIVRVAFRMEVEDLIDSEIMQILPIDVAKEMVDSLMNAVQPPPAAAPVAEAPKAADTSASQDQTAKAQQQVAAASVAKQHIQPVNVQPVQFAPLVQGTMPVTDTNIDLIMDVPLQVTVELGRTRKLIRDILELAPGSVVELDKLAGEPVDILVNGKLIAKGEVVVIDENFGVRITDIISPLERTYNLQ
- a CDS encoding MotE family protein: MAKKVTPNSQIKINMSTPEKPKKKLGTIVKVLIAIIILLFIAVAGFALGVYLNLIDMKGMTEKWKLNEYPVIGQYFPQPKTNFETVELEEQNQVETPTEANLVVPPAAVPNLSPAVSAIVDDSELQKQTKIRQQEEAKRISKLARLYGGMKPGEAVVILNQLDDPSVLAILNKMEDEQVSKILPLFSPERAAILTQAMLRGGNLN
- the fliM gene encoding flagellar motor switch protein FliM → MAGSDVLSQSEIDDLLSALSTGVVSAEEIKDEQKQRKIKVYDFKRPDKFSKDQIRTLYMLHENFARLMNTYLSAHLRTLVHIDVASVDQLTYEEFIRSLPNPSVIGVFQMRPLKGNAILELNPNVIFSIIDRLFGGPGLPPAKTRSLTDIEEAIVKRVINKTLECFSDAWKQVVAIEPKLEIIESNPQFTQIVPPNDMVVIITLHVKIGQVEGLVNICIPYLVLEPIMSKLTTTYWVASSVAKQALPEHINAIQRKLEKAFIPLYVELGRTTVTVQELLGLVVNDVLQLESKIENDLNVIVGQREKFRGKPGLSGHKVALQITQVISEGDENYD
- a CDS encoding flagellar basal body-associated FliL family protein, whose product is MADGQKKFPMMLMVGMIVFGLLLAGGISYFIATKIVADKAVDKKSSQREPGVFVKLGDAKDGLLINIGGASSGRYLKIGLIVELRPDKKATTAAATGKMPSPEEIKLADTAVYVLRSLKIEDFDPLKQEQLKELLKNEINKSFGDDRVYDVYITNFVLQ
- a CDS encoding flagellar hook capping FlgD N-terminal domain-containing protein, whose translation is MSNVINSAANTGTSTSTTAASSNSSLGKDDFLKLLVTQLQYQNPLDPMDNTEFVAQMAQFSSLEQMQNLNATMANMHASNLIGSTINFSNDSGNLITGIVGGTSTSSGVTSLVVGVDAVQYPAYLPTTTGDLVNCAVSWTDSSKVSHSGVIQSATVDSNGTVQITAVETDSSGTTTTSTFASQQITRLVVPTTVALSKVTETTK
- a CDS encoding response regulator, producing the protein MATRVLIVDDAAFMRMMVKDILSKNGYEIVGEAENGVKALEKYQELKPDLTTMDITMPEMDGITAVKEIKKIDPNAKVIMCSAMGQQAMVVEAIQAGARDFIVKPFQPDRVLEAVRKAVG
- a CDS encoding flagellar hook-length control protein FliK; translated protein: MAIMANTIPIEIKPNTSSQTSTSKKNNSSSNKSGVDFGKVLNNQSDKSEKEDASTKKDSAAAQLISGMMGLNAQVNAVPIQNNENLIAELPVDDVGGQLGNANQLTELIGKNVIRLDVATGMNTSQKQLAALLTKGTDVNMAAGNNNTKQFTMQLQEILQNKQLTEQTPVSDPSSNKVSATTNNALLETVPSFALVNSNAVGKTNNMPQVDNKKTTPTQAGVATLDSTQLLDSVDAKPVITSPLLTNVVSAVENMSESGTMLLGGKEQLSVESLLPNQTTNTTETFAGALNQQTIKNESQVAVSDGKQVAQQPVKDSYHVASQIVDQARLISGQKNTEMIIQLKPEHLGELTLKVTVESGVVSASFHSNNSEVRNIIEASLPQLKQELSNQGLKIENVDVYAGLGDFFSNGQHESRQKPEVKVQNKKIEEDFLDALDDSTGIVESTSESGVDYRI